A genomic region of Mycolicibacterium poriferae contains the following coding sequences:
- a CDS encoding Mrp/NBP35 family ATP-binding protein — protein sequence MSSTSHDLESAVRAALSKVVDPELRRPITEVGMVKNVTVDNDDSVHVEIYLTTSACPKKTEISEQVTRAVSDVPGTGAVRVSLDVMNDEQRAELRKLLRGDSREPVIPFAQPGSLTKVYAVASGKGGVGKSSVTVNLAAALAARGLSVGVLDADIYGHSVPRMMGTTDRPTQVDSMILPPIAHNVRVISIAMFTQGNTPVVWRGPMLHRALQQFLADVYWGDLDVLLLDLPPGTGDIAISVAQLIPGAEILVVTTPQMAAAEVAERAGAIALQTRQRIAGVVENMVDGPVVKMFGEGGGRHVADSLSRSTGTDVPLLGQVPLDPELVGAGDTGIPLVLSAPNSAAGQELHKIADALSNRKRGLAGMSLGLDPAGR from the coding sequence ATGTCATCTACTTCGCATGACCTGGAATCGGCGGTCCGCGCCGCACTGTCCAAGGTGGTCGACCCCGAGCTGCGCCGTCCGATTACCGAGGTCGGCATGGTCAAGAACGTCACCGTCGACAACGACGACTCGGTGCATGTCGAGATCTACCTCACCACGTCGGCCTGTCCGAAGAAGACCGAGATCAGCGAGCAGGTGACCCGGGCGGTCAGCGACGTGCCCGGCACCGGTGCGGTGCGGGTGAGCCTGGACGTCATGAACGACGAGCAGCGCGCCGAGCTGCGCAAGCTGCTGCGTGGCGACTCGCGGGAACCGGTGATCCCGTTCGCCCAGCCCGGCTCGTTGACCAAGGTCTACGCCGTCGCGTCGGGCAAGGGCGGGGTCGGCAAATCCAGCGTCACGGTCAACCTGGCGGCGGCGCTGGCCGCGCGGGGCCTCTCGGTGGGCGTGCTGGACGCCGACATCTACGGGCACTCCGTACCACGCATGATGGGGACGACCGACCGCCCCACCCAGGTCGACTCGATGATCCTGCCCCCGATCGCCCACAACGTGCGGGTGATCTCGATCGCGATGTTCACCCAGGGCAACACACCGGTGGTGTGGCGCGGTCCGATGCTGCACCGCGCGCTGCAGCAGTTCCTCGCCGACGTGTACTGGGGTGACCTGGACGTGCTGCTGCTGGACCTGCCGCCCGGCACCGGTGACATCGCGATCTCGGTCGCCCAGTTGATCCCGGGTGCCGAGATCCTGGTGGTGACCACGCCGCAGATGGCCGCGGCCGAGGTGGCCGAACGGGCCGGCGCGATCGCGCTGCAGACTCGGCAGCGCATCGCCGGTGTCGTCGAGAACATGGTCGACGGTCCGGTCGTGAAGATGTTCGGCGAGGGCGGCGGCCGGCATGTGGCCGACAGCCTGTCTCGCTCGACGGGCACCGACGTGCCGCTGCTGGGCCAGGTGCCGCTGGATCCCGAGCTGGTCGGCGCCGGCGACACCGGCATCCCGCTCGTGCTCAGCGCCCCGAACTCCGCCGCAGGCCAGGAGTTGCACAAGATCGCCGACGCCCTCTCGAACCGCAAGCGCGGCCTGGCCGGCATGTCGCTGGGACTCGATCCCGCCGGCCGCTGA
- the tatB gene encoding Sec-independent protein translocase protein TatB: protein MFANVGWGEMLVLVIAGLVILGPERLPGAIRWTAGAVKQARDYLTGATSQLRQDFGPEFDDLREPLSELQKLRGMTPRAALTKHLLDGDDSIFTGKFDGDPKAEGQGRPDKPEKPQSGPGPAAVTPPADTSAATKFDTDAT, encoded by the coding sequence ATGTTCGCCAACGTCGGCTGGGGCGAGATGTTGGTCCTGGTGATCGCCGGATTGGTGATCCTCGGGCCGGAACGGTTACCCGGTGCCATCCGGTGGACGGCGGGCGCGGTGAAGCAGGCGCGGGACTACCTCACCGGTGCCACCAGCCAGCTGCGCCAGGACTTCGGCCCGGAGTTCGACGACCTGCGCGAGCCGCTGTCGGAGCTGCAGAAGCTCCGGGGGATGACCCCGCGCGCGGCGCTGACCAAGCATCTGCTCGACGGCGACGACTCGATCTTCACCGGCAAGTTCGACGGCGACCCGAAGGCCGAGGGCCAGGGAAGGCCGGACAAGCCCGAAAAGCCTCAGTCCGGCCCCGGTCCGGCCGCGGTCACGCCACCGGCGGACACCTCCGCGGCGACGAAGTTCGACACCGACGCCACCTAG
- the htrA gene encoding serine protease HtrA produces the protein MSNLDQTGRERLEPRPVSRPPVDPAAQRAFGRPSGVEGSFLNAEQHRDQGEYTPKDQAPDPVLAEAFGRPDAGGDSLQRHPTDAGALDAERGGDIDDVDDPWRNPGAPVGLGTPALAPSGPQVQSAPAGKLGVRDVLFGRKVSFAALGLLAIVALVIGVAGGVVGRKTAEVVEAFTTSKVTLETTDNPEVHGGAFAEVAAAVADSVVTIEATSDTEGSQGSGVVVDERGYVVTNNHVISEAATNPSKFQMSVVFNDGTEVPANLVGRDPKTDLAVLKVDNVDNLVVARMGDSDKLTVGEEVIAAGAPLGLRSTVTHGIISALNRPVPLSGDGSDTDTVIDGVQTDASINHGNSGGPLINMSSEVIGINTAGKSLSDSASGLGFAIPVNEVKQVVETLIENGKISHPTLGLTARSVSNDLAKGAQIANVAAGGPAEQAGILENDVVIKVGDRTVADADEFVVAVRQLKIGEPAPIEVVREGRTVTLTVTPGADTST, from the coding sequence GTGAGCAATCTGGACCAGACCGGCCGGGAGCGTCTCGAGCCGCGCCCGGTGTCGCGTCCGCCGGTCGATCCGGCCGCCCAGCGCGCGTTCGGCCGGCCGTCCGGCGTCGAGGGCTCTTTCCTGAACGCCGAGCAACACCGCGACCAGGGTGAGTACACCCCGAAGGACCAGGCGCCCGACCCGGTGCTCGCCGAGGCTTTCGGACGCCCGGACGCGGGCGGTGATTCACTGCAACGCCATCCCACCGATGCCGGCGCGCTCGATGCCGAACGCGGCGGTGATATCGACGACGTCGACGATCCGTGGCGCAACCCAGGCGCACCCGTCGGGCTGGGCACGCCGGCGCTGGCCCCGAGCGGCCCGCAGGTGCAGAGCGCACCGGCCGGCAAGCTCGGCGTCCGCGACGTGCTCTTCGGCCGCAAGGTGTCCTTCGCCGCGCTGGGGCTGCTGGCGATCGTTGCGCTGGTCATCGGCGTCGCCGGCGGGGTGGTGGGCCGTAAGACCGCCGAGGTCGTGGAGGCGTTCACCACGTCGAAGGTCACCCTGGAGACCACCGACAATCCCGAAGTGCACGGCGGCGCGTTCGCCGAGGTCGCAGCCGCGGTGGCCGACTCGGTGGTGACGATCGAGGCGACCAGCGACACCGAGGGGTCCCAGGGTTCTGGCGTCGTGGTCGACGAACGGGGCTACGTCGTCACCAACAACCACGTGATCTCCGAGGCCGCCACCAACCCCAGCAAGTTCCAGATGTCGGTGGTGTTCAACGACGGCACCGAGGTGCCCGCCAACCTGGTGGGCCGCGACCCCAAGACCGATCTCGCGGTGCTCAAGGTCGACAACGTCGACAACCTCGTGGTGGCCCGCATGGGCGACTCGGACAAGCTCACCGTCGGTGAAGAAGTGATCGCCGCGGGCGCCCCACTCGGGCTGCGCAGCACCGTCACCCACGGCATCATCAGCGCCCTGAACCGGCCCGTGCCGCTGTCGGGCGACGGCTCGGACACCGACACCGTCATCGACGGCGTGCAGACCGACGCCTCGATCAACCACGGCAACTCCGGCGGGCCGCTGATCAACATGAGCTCCGAGGTCATCGGAATCAACACCGCGGGCAAGTCGCTGTCCGACAGTGCCAGCGGTCTCGGGTTCGCGATCCCGGTCAACGAGGTCAAACAGGTCGTCGAGACGTTGATCGAGAACGGCAAGATCTCGCATCCGACACTGGGTCTCACGGCCCGTTCGGTCAGCAACGACCTCGCCAAGGGAGCCCAGATCGCCAACGTCGCCGCCGGCGGTCCCGCCGAGCAGGCCGGGATCCTGGAGAACGACGTGGTGATCAAGGTCGGCGACCGCACGGTCGCCGACGCCGACGAGTTCGTCGTCGCCGTCCGTCAGCTCAAGATCGGTGAACCGGCGCCCATCGAGGTGGTCCGGGAAGGCCGCACCGTGACGCTGACGGTGACGCCCGGCGCGGATACCAGCACCTAG
- the rseA gene encoding anti-sigma E factor RseA, giving the protein MFDPGHAFRRAFSWLPSHFASQSDAPVGPRQFGSTEHLSIEAIAAFVDGELRMSAHLRAAHHLSLCPDCAMEVDAQRQARAALRDSLPVDMPSSLLGLLSQIPHHSPVEPPEPTEGSPLAEDARRARRRRR; this is encoded by the coding sequence ATGTTCGATCCCGGACACGCTTTCCGGCGCGCCTTCTCCTGGCTTCCGTCGCATTTCGCCTCGCAGAGCGACGCGCCCGTCGGTCCGCGCCAGTTCGGATCCACCGAGCATCTGTCGATCGAGGCGATTGCCGCATTCGTCGACGGCGAGCTACGCATGAGTGCGCACCTGCGCGCCGCCCACCATCTGTCGTTGTGTCCCGACTGCGCGATGGAGGTCGATGCCCAGCGGCAGGCCCGCGCGGCGTTGCGGGACTCCCTTCCGGTGGACATGCCCAGTTCGTTGCTGGGACTGTTGTCGCAGATCCCGCACCACTCACCGGTGGAACCCCCTGAGCCCACCGAGGGGTCGCCGTTAGCTGAAGACGCGCGGCGCGCTCGCCGCAGACGCCGGTAG
- the sigE gene encoding RNA polymerase sigma factor SigE, with protein MTDGAPSACGDHRRFGNNPLLHRVVGTERPSEDDRDRHDLEDPTTTNSAPATSTVAAPVSMAHREQYTDAEWVEPSDELTGTAVFDATGDHAAMPSWDELVRQHADRVYRLAYRLSGNQHDAEDLTQETFIRVFRSVQNYQPGTFEGWLHRITTNLFLDMVRRRGRIRMEALPEDYDRVPADEPNPEQIFHDSRLGPDLQAALDSLPPEFRAAVVLCDIEGLSYEEIGATLGVKLGTVRSRIHRGRQALRDYLAHQANTSGQMFDEARPA; from the coding sequence ATGACAGACGGCGCACCCAGCGCATGCGGTGACCACCGGCGCTTCGGGAACAACCCCCTGCTGCACCGTGTTGTGGGTACCGAGCGGCCGTCCGAGGACGATCGCGACCGGCACGACCTGGAGGATCCGACGACCACCAACTCCGCCCCCGCGACTTCAACCGTTGCCGCCCCGGTGTCGATGGCGCACCGGGAGCAGTACACCGATGCCGAGTGGGTCGAGCCCTCAGACGAACTGACCGGAACGGCGGTGTTCGACGCCACCGGAGACCATGCCGCGATGCCGAGCTGGGACGAGCTGGTCCGCCAGCACGCCGACCGGGTGTACCGGCTGGCATATCGCCTCTCGGGCAATCAGCACGACGCCGAGGACCTGACGCAGGAGACGTTCATCCGCGTCTTCCGGTCGGTGCAGAACTACCAGCCGGGGACGTTCGAAGGCTGGCTGCACCGCATCACGACCAACCTGTTCCTCGATATGGTGCGCCGCCGCGGCCGAATCCGGATGGAAGCCCTGCCCGAGGATTACGACCGGGTGCCCGCCGACGAGCCGAACCCCGAGCAGATCTTCCACGACTCCCGCCTCGGTCCGGACCTGCAGGCGGCCCTGGATTCGCTGCCGCCCGAGTTCCGCGCCGCGGTGGTGCTGTGCGACATCGAGGGACTGTCCTACGAAGAGATCGGTGCGACGCTGGGCGTCAAGCTCGGAACGGTGCGCAGCCGTATCCACCGCGGCCGTCAGGCGTTGCGCGACTACCTGGCGCATCAGGCGAACACCAGCGGACAGATGTTCGACGAGGCACGCCCGGCCTGA
- a CDS encoding O-methyltransferase, which translates to MSSTDEPAAGPREPQGSRESLAPASQAEAIVNHAEHSISEDAIVAAARERAVDIGAGAVTPAVGALLCVLAKLTDARAVVEVGTGAGVSGLWLLSGMRDDGVLTTIDVEPEHQRIAKQAFSEAGVGPGRTRLISGRAQEVLTRLADETYDLVFIDADPADQPQFVVEGIRLLREGGAVIVHRAALGGRAGDASANDAEVSAVREAARLIAEDERLTPVLIPLGDGLLAAVRG; encoded by the coding sequence ATGTCCAGCACCGACGAGCCCGCCGCCGGCCCTCGGGAACCTCAGGGGTCCCGGGAGTCCCTGGCCCCGGCCAGCCAGGCCGAGGCGATCGTCAACCACGCCGAGCATTCGATCTCCGAGGACGCGATCGTCGCTGCCGCCCGCGAGCGCGCAGTGGACATCGGCGCCGGGGCGGTCACACCGGCGGTGGGCGCGCTGCTGTGCGTGCTGGCCAAGCTCACCGATGCGCGCGCCGTGGTCGAGGTCGGCACCGGCGCCGGTGTCAGCGGGCTGTGGCTGCTGTCGGGGATGCGCGACGACGGTGTCCTGACCACCATCGACGTCGAGCCCGAGCATCAGCGCATCGCCAAGCAGGCGTTCTCCGAGGCCGGGGTGGGCCCGGGCCGGACCCGGCTGATCAGCGGCCGCGCCCAGGAGGTGCTGACGCGGTTGGCCGATGAAACCTACGACCTGGTGTTCATCGACGCCGATCCCGCGGATCAGCCGCAGTTCGTGGTCGAGGGGATTCGCCTGCTCCGTGAAGGGGGTGCGGTCATCGTGCACCGTGCCGCACTCGGCGGCCGGGCCGGTGACGCGTCGGCCAACGACGCCGAGGTCAGCGCGGTGCGCGAGGCGGCCCGGCTGATTGCCGAGGACGAACGGCTCACCCCGGTGCTGATTCCGCTGGGCGACGGCCTGCTCGCCGCGGTGCGCGGCTGA
- a CDS encoding TetR/AcrR family transcriptional regulator yields MRSGDDLTAVARIRDAAIETFGREGFAVGIRSIAAAAGVSPALVMHHFGSKDGLRKACDDHIAQTVLESKTESIQTTDAATWFAQLAEIEDYAPMMGYLVRSLQTGGELAKTLWRTMIDNTEQYIEAGVRAGTVKPSADPRARARFLAMTGGGAFLLYLQLHDDPSDLRAVLRDYSEDMVLPALELYTNGLMTSSTMYEAFLARREQGLAFTPTERDDDG; encoded by the coding sequence ATGCGTTCAGGCGACGATCTGACCGCGGTAGCGCGGATCCGGGACGCGGCCATCGAGACATTCGGCCGCGAGGGCTTCGCGGTCGGGATCCGGTCGATCGCGGCGGCGGCCGGGGTGAGCCCCGCACTGGTGATGCACCATTTCGGATCGAAAGACGGGCTGCGTAAGGCCTGTGACGACCACATCGCCCAGACCGTCCTCGAATCCAAGACCGAGTCGATCCAGACCACCGACGCCGCGACGTGGTTCGCGCAGCTGGCCGAAATCGAGGACTACGCCCCGATGATGGGCTATCTGGTTCGTAGCCTGCAGACCGGTGGCGAGCTGGCGAAAACGTTGTGGCGCACCATGATCGACAACACCGAGCAGTACATCGAAGCCGGCGTCCGCGCCGGCACCGTCAAGCCGAGCGCCGATCCACGGGCCAGGGCGCGCTTCCTCGCCATGACGGGCGGCGGGGCCTTCCTGCTGTACCTGCAGCTGCACGACGACCCGTCGGATCTGCGCGCCGTGCTTCGCGACTACAGCGAGGACATGGTGCTCCCCGCGCTCGAGCTGTACACCAACGGCTTGATGACCAGCTCGACGATGTACGAGGCGTTTCTGGCCAGACGCGAGCAGGGCCTTGCCTTCACACCGACAGAAAGGGATGACGATGGCTGA